In one Dehalococcoidia bacterium genomic region, the following are encoded:
- a CDS encoding HAMP domain-containing protein, with protein MRVLRRWWWSLGLWPRAALVLSAGVLALFGTFTALGEWALEGSSQRIREERLVIAQMVARQVDGVLRRALFELGQAQRLADFDPAIPDRTDEAHILVQTYIQSNIFAAILFLDAQERVVLAHPSADYPPGTDLSHNPYISAAVQSHPWGVSGPFLDQGDRPVTAVTVPLPGANGKLRGMLVGLVAMDGSEIMSPLQQAVRSGNTGHAVLVDAQGQVIQSTFALPFLSQGEHISFYRKALAAHAPEVATVPFELNMPGEPMGHTHVMAIAPLEEAPWGVAVGGDEAETFAAVQRLRSGLALLGLIVLIAIWGIALLATRWLVRPVQRLTQAAQRIAGGDLQVPLEAAEGGEIGQMADALEQMRRSLLHNIRELARLSETLETRVKERTEALRRQEALAHRLLRRALAAQEEERRRISYELHDEVGQSLTALRLDLERLARSSTDQAAKERIAQAQEMVGRVVADLRRVIAALHPGVLDQLGLIPALQWVAERTLRPLGVEVAIQGQTEPRLPAEMELVLFRVAQEAIHNIARHSAASRVEVTLQRESGSIVMIVHDNGRGFDPTAVVPDPDSGRGLGLAGMQERASLVGGHVRILSAPGEGTTVEVRIPLSPAVETQALPPSAEGGSGSA; from the coding sequence ATGCGGGTATTGCGACGCTGGTGGTGGAGTCTGGGGCTGTGGCCGCGGGCGGCCCTGGTGCTCAGTGCGGGGGTGCTGGCCCTCTTTGGCACGTTCACCGCCCTGGGCGAGTGGGCGCTCGAAGGCAGCAGCCAGCGCATTAGGGAAGAGCGCCTGGTCATCGCCCAGATGGTCGCCCGTCAAGTTGACGGCGTGCTGCGGCGGGCGCTCTTCGAGTTGGGCCAGGCGCAACGCCTGGCCGACTTCGACCCTGCCATTCCCGACCGCACGGACGAGGCTCACATTCTCGTCCAAACCTACATACAGTCCAACATCTTCGCCGCCATCCTGTTTCTGGACGCGCAGGAGCGGGTGGTGCTTGCGCATCCGAGCGCCGACTACCCGCCCGGCACGGACCTCTCCCACAACCCTTACATCTCTGCGGCTGTCCAGTCGCATCCGTGGGGCGTCTCCGGGCCTTTCCTGGACCAGGGTGATCGTCCCGTGACGGCTGTCACCGTCCCGCTGCCGGGAGCCAATGGCAAGCTGCGCGGCATGCTGGTGGGACTGGTGGCCATGGACGGGTCGGAGATCATGTCGCCTTTGCAGCAGGCTGTGCGTTCGGGAAATACCGGCCACGCGGTCCTGGTGGACGCCCAGGGACAGGTGATTCAGTCCACCTTCGCTCTGCCGTTTCTCTCTCAGGGCGAGCACATCAGCTTCTACCGCAAGGCGCTGGCTGCGCACGCGCCGGAGGTGGCGACGGTACCCTTCGAATTGAACATGCCAGGGGAACCGATGGGCCACACGCACGTGATGGCTATCGCTCCCCTTGAGGAGGCCCCGTGGGGCGTTGCCGTGGGCGGCGACGAGGCCGAGACGTTTGCCGCGGTGCAGCGTTTGCGCTCCGGCCTTGCGCTCCTGGGGTTGATCGTGCTGATTGCCATCTGGGGGATTGCTTTGCTGGCCACCCGCTGGCTGGTGCGGCCGGTGCAGCGGCTGACGCAGGCCGCGCAGCGCATCGCGGGGGGCGACCTGCAGGTGCCCTTGGAGGCCGCGGAGGGCGGCGAAATCGGCCAGATGGCTGACGCTCTGGAGCAGATGCGCCGCAGCCTGCTTCACAATATTCGGGAACTGGCCCGCCTCAGCGAGACGCTGGAGACGCGCGTCAAGGAGCGCACCGAGGCGCTCCGCCGTCAGGAAGCGCTGGCCCACCGGCTTCTGCGCCGCGCCCTCGCCGCCCAGGAGGAAGAGCGGCGGCGCATCTCGTACGAGTTGCACGACGAGGTGGGCCAGTCGCTCACCGCGCTGCGCCTCGACCTGGAGCGGCTGGCCCGCTCCTCCACCGACCAGGCGGCAAAGGAGCGCATCGCCCAGGCCCAGGAGATGGTCGGGCGCGTCGTGGCTGACCTCAGAAGGGTCATCGCCGCGCTTCACCCGGGCGTGTTGGACCAACTTGGGCTTATTCCCGCGCTACAATGGGTGGCGGAGCGCACTCTGCGGCCCCTGGGTGTTGAGGTCGCCATTCAGGGCCAGACGGAGCCGCGGCTGCCCGCCGAGATGGAGCTGGTACTGTTCCGCGTGGCCCAGGAGGCCATCCACAACATCGCGCGGCACAGCGCCGCCAGCCGGGTGGAGGTGACGCTCCAGCGCGAGAGCGGGAGCATCGTTATGATCGTGCATGACAACGGGCGGGGCTTTGACCCGACGGCGGTGGTCCCCGACCCCGACAGCGGGAGGGGGCTGGGCCTTGCGGGGATGCAGGAACGGGCCTCCCTCGTGGGTGGCCACGTCCGCATCCTGAGCGCCCCGGGTGAGGGTACCACCGTGGAGGTCCGCATTCCGCTGTCTCCCGCCGTGGAGACCCAGGCCCTGCCCCCATCCGCCGAGGGCGGAAGCGGGAGTGCGTGA
- a CDS encoding response regulator transcription factor, which yields MSTQGHSGEPSGAGQTSADEKRRVRLVVADDHTLLLQGLVALLKEEPKLEVVGQATTGRKALDEVRRLRPDIALLDITMPDMNGLEVTRAVTAQFPEVKVLILTMHEEEAFFFEALRAGASGYVLKGASGEELLSAIFAVSEGGVYLPPKLAGTVLRDYLDREKTGKDSPPREPLTPREEEVLRLIAQGLTNQEIAERLVLGLNTVKTHRLHIYQKLGLHTRADLVEYAMRRGLLR from the coding sequence ATGAGCACTCAGGGACATTCCGGGGAGCCGTCGGGCGCTGGCCAAACCTCCGCCGATGAGAAGCGGCGCGTGCGTCTCGTCGTAGCCGACGACCACACGCTGCTGCTTCAGGGCCTTGTGGCGCTGCTGAAAGAGGAGCCGAAGCTTGAGGTGGTGGGTCAGGCCACCACCGGGCGGAAGGCGCTGGACGAGGTCCGTCGGCTGCGCCCGGATATCGCTCTGCTGGACATCACCATGCCCGACATGAATGGGCTTGAGGTCACACGCGCGGTGACGGCGCAGTTCCCCGAGGTGAAGGTGCTCATCCTCACCATGCACGAGGAGGAGGCCTTCTTCTTCGAGGCGCTGCGGGCGGGAGCGTCCGGGTACGTGCTCAAAGGGGCCAGCGGCGAGGAGCTCCTGTCCGCCATCTTCGCGGTGTCTGAGGGCGGCGTCTATCTGCCGCCGAAGCTGGCGGGGACGGTTCTGCGCGATTACCTGGACCGGGAGAAGACGGGCAAGGACAGCCCTCCACGGGAGCCGCTGACGCCCCGCGAGGAGGAGGTGCTCAGGCTTATCGCTCAGGGCCTGACGAACCAGGAGATCGCCGAGCGCCTGGTGCTCGGACTGAACACGGTGAAGACGCACCGCCTGCATATCTATCAGAAGCTGGGCCTGCACACGCGCGCCGACCTGGTGGAATACGCCATGCGCCGGGGCCTCCTGCGCTGA